A single region of the Chitinivibrionales bacterium genome encodes:
- a CDS encoding acetylornithine/succinylornithine family transaminase, which translates to MKKSNSNEYFVPTYARTNPPIVKGKGMYVWDSKGKKYLDFSSGIAVNALGHGHPEMIKALKDQGTKLLHVSNLFHVQPQIDLAKLLVKHSFGDKVFFCNSGTEANEAAIKFSRKWAGTISKKKYNVLSFYEGFHGRTYGALSATAQQKFHAGFGPMMKGFYYAEYNNTTDAKKILDKHEFAAIIVEPLQGESGINAATTRFLKFLRTYANKHKIALIFDEVQCGIGRTGSLWNYEQHGVKPDIMTLAKPLGGGLPLGAVVCSKKISNEIKPGEHGTTFGGNPLACALGTVVLKTVSKKSFLRSVNSTGTYLKNKLQKIAESNDSITAVLGSGLMVGVRMKEDPKDIIAACKNNGLLVIKAANNTVRFMPPLIAKKTDVDKAVKLFSKIAAS; encoded by the coding sequence ATGAAAAAGAGCAACAGCAACGAATATTTTGTCCCCACCTATGCCCGTACCAATCCCCCAATCGTTAAGGGAAAAGGGATGTATGTCTGGGACAGCAAGGGAAAGAAATATCTGGATTTTTCATCGGGAATAGCGGTCAACGCGCTGGGTCACGGTCATCCGGAGATGATAAAAGCTTTAAAAGATCAGGGAACAAAGCTTCTTCATGTATCAAATCTTTTCCATGTGCAGCCACAGATCGACCTGGCCAAACTTTTAGTTAAGCACTCATTTGGTGACAAAGTCTTTTTCTGCAACAGTGGTACCGAAGCCAATGAGGCGGCGATTAAATTTTCGCGGAAATGGGCCGGCACCATATCAAAGAAGAAATATAATGTCTTGTCTTTTTATGAGGGATTTCACGGGCGGACCTATGGCGCCTTGAGCGCAACAGCGCAACAGAAATTCCATGCCGGTTTCGGTCCCATGATGAAGGGTTTCTACTATGCCGAATACAACAATACCACCGATGCTAAAAAAATCCTGGACAAGCATGAGTTTGCAGCGATCATTGTCGAACCACTCCAGGGGGAAAGCGGGATTAATGCTGCTACAACCCGATTTCTGAAATTCCTCCGGACCTATGCCAATAAACATAAGATCGCTTTGATATTCGATGAAGTTCAGTGTGGTATCGGACGGACCGGCAGTTTGTGGAATTATGAGCAGCACGGTGTTAAGCCGGACATAATGACCCTGGCAAAGCCCCTGGGCGGCGGGCTCCCGCTTGGTGCTGTGGTGTGCAGCAAAAAGATTTCAAATGAAATAAAGCCCGGCGAACACGGAACGACATTCGGTGGGAATCCCCTCGCCTGCGCGCTGGGAACAGTAGTGCTGAAAACTGTGTCAAAAAAATCATTTTTGCGGTCGGTAAACTCCACCGGGACCTATCTCAAAAACAAACTCCAGAAAATTGCCGAAAGCAACGATTCCATAACCGCTGTTTTGGGTTCCGGACTCATGGTCGGGGTACGGATGAAAGAAGATCCTAAAGACATTATTGCCGCATGCAAAAACAACGGCCTTCTTGTGATCAAAGCCGCCAATAATACGGTACGGTTTATGCCGCCGCTTATCGCTAAAAAGACCGACGTCGACAAGGCAGTTAAACTATTTTCGAAAATTGCGGCATCCTGA
- the nikR gene encoding nickel-responsive transcriptional regulator NikR: protein MMSLYRFGISLEKDLIDQFDKLLKQRKYKNRSEAIRDLIREELVRKQWRCGNEVAGAINLIYDHHKRELVNHLMDIQHDFGKTIISTQHIHLDHDHCMEIVAVKGKAKDVSDLANALKALRGVMHVSISMSSTGRKLV, encoded by the coding sequence ATTATGTCCTTGTATAGATTCGGAATATCACTCGAAAAAGATCTTATCGATCAATTCGATAAGCTGCTTAAACAACGAAAATATAAAAATCGCTCTGAAGCCATCCGTGACCTTATACGCGAAGAGCTGGTCCGGAAACAATGGCGTTGCGGCAATGAAGTTGCCGGGGCGATCAATCTCATATACGATCACCATAAGCGGGAACTGGTCAACCACCTCATGGACATCCAGCACGATTTCGGCAAAACGATTATTTCCACACAGCACATTCATCTGGATCATGACCATTGCATGGAAATTGTCGCGGTCAAGGGAAAGGCAAAGGATGTCAGCGATCTGGCAAATGCCTTAAAAGCATTACGCGGTGTTATGCATGTTTCCATTTCCATGTCGAGTACCGGGAGGAAGCTTGTATAG
- the argB gene encoding acetylglutamate kinase, translated as MNGRTMHTLCIKIGGSTIDSPGLLRELALGIQSILDKWFVVIIHGGGKDIKRQLDMLNKEFTFVEGMRVTDEDMLKQVQMVLSGDVNKRIVNEFLGEKVPALGFSGVDCNLIEAERMTVNDQDIGYVGTVVAVHPQVLSICREYSLVPVVSPISRGKDGSVYNVNADLAAAEIAVALKAEHLLYISDVPGVLIDNEVRREIHTNRIDELIEQQLITGGMVPKLRSAADAVFRGVGRIHICGWQGAQTLKNELEIKTSSGTTIHE; from the coding sequence ATGAACGGGAGAACCATGCATACACTTTGTATAAAAATCGGGGGATCGACAATCGATTCTCCGGGATTGTTGCGGGAGCTTGCTCTGGGCATACAATCCATACTGGACAAGTGGTTTGTCGTTATCATCCACGGCGGCGGCAAAGACATCAAACGCCAGCTCGATATGCTTAACAAAGAATTTACCTTTGTGGAAGGCATGCGGGTTACTGATGAAGACATGCTCAAGCAGGTGCAGATGGTTCTTTCTGGCGATGTCAACAAACGGATTGTAAACGAATTTTTAGGCGAAAAAGTACCGGCCCTTGGTTTCAGTGGTGTTGACTGCAATTTGATCGAAGCCGAACGTATGACAGTGAACGATCAGGATATCGGTTATGTCGGTACGGTGGTGGCTGTCCATCCGCAGGTGCTGTCGATTTGCCGTGAATACAGCCTGGTACCGGTGGTGTCGCCCATTTCGCGGGGCAAAGACGGCAGTGTTTATAATGTTAATGCAGATCTTGCCGCGGCAGAAATCGCCGTTGCCCTCAAAGCGGAACACCTTCTGTACATTTCCGATGTTCCCGGTGTGCTCATTGACAATGAGGTGCGTCGGGAGATACATACAAATCGGATCGATGAGTTGATCGAACAACAGCTCATCACCGGCGGAATGGTCCCCAAACTCCGCTCCGCAGCGGATGCCGTATTTCGCGGCGTTGGAAGAATTCATATCTGCGGATGGCAAGGTGCACAAACCCTTAAAAATGAACTTGAAATAAAAACATCGTCAGGAACAACAATTCACGAATAA